The following proteins come from a genomic window of Chionomys nivalis chromosome 9, mChiNiv1.1, whole genome shotgun sequence:
- the Pxmp4 gene encoding peroxisomal membrane protein 4 — protein sequence MAAPAQLQALLKAVNTLLRKRRYHAVLALLKGFRNGAVYGVKVRAPHALVMTFLFRSGSLQEKLQAVLKATYTHSRNLACFVFTYKSLCALQSHVQGETHQMHSFLAAFLGGLLLFGKNNSVNSQINMYLLSRLVFALCRLGVEKGYIPKLRWDPFPLHTAVIWGLVLWLFEYHRPTLQPSLQSSMTYLYEDSNIWHDISDFLIFNKSSPSK from the exons ATGGCCGCCCCTGCGCAGCTGCAGGCTCTTCTCAAGGCTGTCAACACTCTGCTGCGCAAGCGCCGCTACCATGCTGTGTTGGCCTTGCTTAAGGGCTTCCGGAACGGGGCTGT CTATGGAGTCAAAGTCCGAGCACCTCACGCACTGGTCATGACCTTTCTCTTCAGGAGTGGCAG TCTCCAAGAGAAACTGCAGGCCGTCCTGAAAGCCACGTACACCCACTCTCGGAACCTGGCCTGCTTTGTGTTCACCTATAAGAGCCTCTGTGCACTCCAGTCCCATGTGCAAGGCGAGACCCACCAGATGCACTCTTTCCTGGCTGCCTTCCTCGGGGGCCTGCTACTGTTCGGGAAGAACAACAGCGTCAATAGCCAG ATCAACATGTACCTGTTGTCACGCCTCGTGTTTGCCTTGTGCCGCCTTGGCGTGGAGAAGGGCTACATCCCTAAACTCAGGTGGGACCCATTCCCCTTGCACACGGCGGTGATTTGGGGGCTTGTGCTATGGCTGTTCGAGTATCACCGGCCCACGCTACAGCCCTCGCTACAGTCCTCCATGACCTACCTCTACGAGGACAGCAACATTTGGCACGATATCTCTGACTTCCTCATCTTCAACAAGAGCAGCCCCTCCAAGTAA